AGGAAGGCGAGGACACGCCGCGGCCGATTCGGCTCGAAGTCCTCAGCATCGACCAGCCGGGGCTGCTGGCCGCGATGTCCAAGACCATCGCGACCGCCGGCGTCAATATCGCGACCGCCGAAGTCAAGTCCGCCGGCAATGATGGCCGCGCGTTATCGGTCTTCGAGCTGAGCGTCGGCAGCGCGCGCCAGCTCAACGGATTGATTCATCAGATCGCCGCGATCGACGGCGTGATGCGGGTGGCGCGGGTCGGAATGGGCGGCGGCAACGGCCAGCGCGCCTAGGGTTTCGCAAAAATTCTTCATCCGGGACTTATCGATGAAACATCAGATTTCAACGGCTCAGGCGCCGGCCGCCATCGGCCCCTACTCGCAGGCGATCGGCGACGAACAGTGGGTTTTCTGCTCGGGGCAGATCGGAATCGATCCCTTAAGCGGCCGGCTGGTCGAGGGCGGAATCGAGCATGAGACGCGGCGCGTGATGGAGAACCTGCGCGAGGTGCTGTCCGCGGCGGGCCTCCATTTCCGCGATGTCGTGAAGACGACGATTTATATGATCGACCTCGGCGAATTCGACGTCGTCAACCGCGTTTATGGCGAGCACCTGAATGCGCCGTACCCCGCGCGGGCCACCGTACAGGTGGCGGCGCTCCCCCGCGGAGCGCGGGTCGAGATCGACGCGATTGCGCGCCGGCACTCGTAGAGGCGTCGCACGAACCGGCGAAATTCTGCGAGGCCAGGCTACGCCGCCGGAGCGGTCACCACCGGAGCGGTCACCAGGACATTTTTCTCGCGCTCGAGGATTTTGCGCACCGCCGGGCGCGCCAGCATCCGGTCCTTGAACGCCGCAGAGCGTTAGCTTAATCAAGCTCCTCCCCTGTCCATTCTTGTCAGTCTGATTATCATCCGCGGTACTACCGCGCTCGGCCGCCTTCATTCAAGTGCGGGCAAAGTTTGCGGAGTCGGGATTTTCCTGTAACCGAAGACGCGATTTTTCGTCTATGGGGAACGCGAGTGCACCGAGAAGACATTGTCGAGGGAATTCTGCGACCAGAGAGCGGCAGCCTCGGGAACGTCTGCGATGGTTACGATGCGCGTGGCCGATTATACGATTTCAATTGCGATTATGGCGGTCCTGCTC
The sequence above is drawn from the Candidatus Binataceae bacterium genome and encodes:
- a CDS encoding RidA family protein, coding for MKHQISTAQAPAAIGPYSQAIGDEQWVFCSGQIGIDPLSGRLVEGGIEHETRRVMENLREVLSAAGLHFRDVVKTTIYMIDLGEFDVVNRVYGEHLNAPYPARATVQVAALPRGARVEIDAIARRHS